In one window of Syngnathus scovelli strain Florida chromosome 20, RoL_Ssco_1.2, whole genome shotgun sequence DNA:
- the si:dkey-174m14.3 gene encoding brain-enriched guanylate kinase-associated protein isoform X2: MQTESKAMDTRSSPCVLPQRSKFSNSAALCPVSNSDQVWLKELMGLWPKKSSSSCFVPSSSSERKGSLDSWSSGVTSCLYCSIKKSQAAFQSRLRFRAHPPEQGGGDNCMDCPAWHHQGRGCVQTRARTKRDQDCPLEGTLEDKAKFSHFLDEVTSNVLDPNSLRAFGKATRGAHQDQDQTVTQRIPRLSCSMAQQQDFLLELEDQSPIDLPPKTYLETDIDIVRRDDQPEDPEIKPDTPPPLLVDEQNLIPPPPNFCQGFEMKRFQELNHSSPGYPSRSISLPRGINMVCDDGTKHVDTISLFLPRCCSSTSSSAAASAAAAAVVGASAEASAAYGGGRKWGFLAASGKSRYTEGSFLQQSPWEGLSRFDPCASGMKLCVSTSSLLEQKEDLRKRLSYTTHKLELLQNEFDATRQYLETELRRAQEELDKFTDKLRRIQSSYSALQRINQDLEEKIHRDSQHHDDEKRALSREIIVLNNHLMEAKLTIDKLQGDNDVYRKDCNLAAQLLQCNKSLYRAQLSEERLTMHMEEPPLCRTYSDSMSASLIGQVLEKPDEVCSSSQASRSASPRTPDHAFVLEPLGQGVQVGLRAAYKSDLYSSDTALYCPDDRHRERRPSMDLHGQRKLLFEPQNSIDSNPDECSVGLRAAFTQEHFAEFPPLGAGSSSYSSFSGGGSEDKANGPLSSAASSPRHRTLYMDWRDAGDYERKSDSSWDRDSPGGFGNNHPFQQTEMIHQQNSSSPVYSRTMSSCFSEPYEPLPPSSSPSVAYGDSRRGSTLAPEEEELIGRWRQLSAEDLSSHSYRSPGRASPYSFSEQHFSVRPAKIRLGPLYSSFQEGADYYHQQGAGGVQDPMWVAASPECSPVLRQAHSQAHLYEDSKGSEHSLYHSGDSKDLEGNEASGGQSVDYGDQSPNSSTQSLHRRSLEMTADLQHYQAEMHNLSAQVSPSSPPPAPPPPPLYHQKFGSLGLSRKDSLTKAQLYGTLLN; this comes from the exons ATGCAGACAGAAAGCAAAGCGATGGACACTAGGAGCTCACCCTGTGTTCTCCCACAGAGAAGCAAATTTTCAAATTCTGCTGCCTTGTGCCCAGTTTCCAACAGTGATCAAGTCTGGCTCAAGGAGCTGATGGGCCTTTGGCCAAAGAAGTCCTCTTCCAGTTGTTTTGTGCCAAGTAGCAGCAGTGAGCGTAAGGGCAGTCTGGACAGCTGGAGCTCAGGAGTCACTTCCTGCCTTTACTGCTCAATCAAGAAGAGCCAAGCGGCCTTTCAAAGCCGACTACGTTTCAGAGCGCATCCCCCGGAGCAGGGAGGAGGGGACAACTGCATGGATTGCCCGGCATGGCACCATCAGGGGAGGGGCTGTGTTCAGACCCGAGCTCGCACCAAAAGAGATCAAGATTGTCCGCTGGAGGGAACGCTTGAGGACAAAGCCAAGTTTTCACACTTCCTGGACGAGGTGACATCCAATGTGCTTGATCCAAACAGCTTGAGGGCATTTGGGAAAGCAACTAGAGGTGCGCATCAGGACCAGGACCAAACGGTGACCCAAAGGATCCCCAGGCTTTCTTGTTCAATGGCCCAGCAGCAGGATTTCTTGCTGGAGCTTGAGGACCAGTCTCCAATCGACCTGCCTCCAAAAACCTATCTGGAGACAGACATTGACATAGTGAGAAGAGATGACCAGCCAGAAGATCCGGAGATCAAACCTGACACTCCACCGCCATTGCTGGTGGATGAACAAAATCTCATTCCGCCCCCTCCAAATTTCTGCCAAGGATTCGAAATGAAACGTTTCCAGGAATTGAATCACAGCTCCCCCGGATACCCCTCTAGATCCATCTCTCTGCCCAGAGGCATCAACATG gtGTGTGACGATGGCACGAAGCACGTAGACACTATCAG TCTTTTCCTCCCTCGCTGCTGTTCTTCCACCTCTTCATCTGCTGcggcttctgctgctgctgcagctgttgtcggAGCGTCAGCAGAAGCGTCAGCAGCGTATGGCGGCGGCAGGAAGTGGGGATTTCTCGCAGCTTCAGGGAAGAGCCGTTATACAGAAGGGAGTTTTCTCCAACAATCCCCGTGGGAAGGACTAAGTCGGTTTGATCCGTGCGCCTCCGGGATGAAGCTGTGCGTGAGCACCAG CTCATTGCTGGAGCAGAAGGAAGACCTGCGGAAGCGACTCTCCTACACCACGCACAAGCTGGAGCTGCTGCAGAACGAGTTTGACGCCACGCGTCAGTACCTGGAGACTGAGCTGCGGCGAGCTCAGGAAGAGCTGGACAAGTTCACCGATAAACTGCGTCG GATCCAAAGCAGCTACTCTGCCCTGCAGAGGATCAACCAAGATCTGGAAGAGAAGATTCACAGAGAT TCTCAGCACCACGACGATGAGAAGCGAGCGCTGAGCCGAGAGATCATCGTGCTCAACAACCACCTGATGGAGGCCAAGCTCACCATCGACAAGCTTCAGGGGGACAAT GATGTCTACAGGAAGGATTGTAACTTGGCTGCTCAGCTTCTGCAATGCAACAAGTCCCTTTACAGGGCCCAGCTCTCCGAG GAGCGACTGACTATGCACATGGAAGAGCCTCCGCTCTGCCGCACGTACTCGGATTCCATGTCGGCCTCGCTCATCGGGCAGGTGCTGGAGAAGCCCGACGAGGTGTGTAGCAGCAGCCAGGCCTCGCGCTCAGCTAGCCCTCGCACGCCGGACCACGCTTTTGTCCTGGAGCCGTTGGGCCAAGGGGTGCAGGTCGGTTTGCGTGCGGCCTACAAGTCCGACCTGTACAGCAGCGACACCGCCCTTTACTGCCCCGACGACCGCCACCGGGAGCGCAGGCCTAGCATGGACCTTCACGGTCAGAGAAAGCTCCTCTTTGAACCGCAGAATTCCATTGACAGCAACCCAGACGAGTGCTCAGTGGGCTTGAGAGCTGCTTTCACCCAGGAGCACTTTGCTGAATTCCCCCCTTTGGGGGCGGGCTCTAGTTCCTACTCCAGCTTCAGTGGAGGGGGCTCGGAAGACAAAGCCAACGGCCCTCTGAGCAGTGCCGCTTCCTCGCCGCGCCATCGCACCCTCTACATGGACTGGAGGGATGCCGGGGACTACGAGAGGAAGAGCGACTCGTCCTGGGATAGGGATAGTCCCGGAGGGTTCGGTAACAATCATCCCTTCCAGCAGACGGAGATGATCCACCAGCAGAACAGCAGCTCGCCCGTGTACAGCCGCACCATGTCCTCCTGTTTCAGCGAGCCCTACgagccccttcctccgtcgtcctccccgAGCGTCGCCTACGGAGACAGCCGCCGAGGAAGCACTCTGGCCCCCGAGGAGGAGGAGCTGATCGGAAGATGGCGGCAGCTCAGCGCCGAAGACTTGAGCTCGCACTCCTACCGCAGTCCCGGTCGGGCTTCCCCGTACAGCTTCTCCGAGCAGCACTTCTCCGTGAGGCCGGCCAAGATCCGCCTGGGCCCGCTCTACAGCAGCTTCCAGGAAGGCGCCGACTACTACCACCAGCAGGGAGCAGGCGGCGTGCAGGATCCAATGTGGGTTGCCGCCAGTCCCGAGTGCAGCCCGGTGCTCCGCCAGGCTCACAGCCAAGCCCACCTGTACGAGGACAGCAAAGGCTCTGAGCACAGCCTCTACCACTCGGGCGACTCCAAAGACCTGGAGGGCAACGAGGCATCCGGAGGTCAAAGTGTGGATTACGGGGACCAAAGCCCCAACAGCTCCACCCAATCCCTCCACCGCCGATCCTTGGAGATGACGGCGGACCTTCAGCACTACCAAGCGGAGATGCACAACCTGTCTGCCCAGGTGAGCCCGTCGTCGCCACCACCGGCCCCACCACCTCCGCCGCTGTACCACCAAAAATTCGGCTCTCTAGGACTTTCCCGCAAAGACAGCCTGACCAAGGCGCAGTTGTACGGAACGCTCCTCAACTGA
- the si:dkey-174m14.3 gene encoding brain-enriched guanylate kinase-associated protein isoform X4, translated as MQTESKAMDTRSSPCVLPQRSKFSNSAALCPVSNSDQVWLKELMGLWPKKSSSSCFVPSSSSERKGSLDSWSSGVTSCLYCSIKKSQAAFQSRLRFRAHPPEQGGGDNCMDCPAWHHQGRGCVQTRARTKRDQDCPLEGTLEDKAKFSHFLDEVTSNVLDPNSLRAFGKATRGAHQDQDQTVTQRIPRLSCSMAQQQDFLLELEDQSPIDLPPKTYLETDIDIVRRDDQPEDPEIKPDTPPPLLVDEQNLIPPPPNFCQGFEMKRFQELNHSSPGYPSRSISLPRGINMVCDDGTKHVDTISSLLEQKEDLRKRLSYTTHKLELLQNEFDATRQYLETELRRAQEELDKFTDKLRRIQSSYSALQRINQDLEEKIHRDSQHHDDEKRALSREIIVLNNHLMEAKLTIDKLQGDNDVYRKDCNLAAQLLQCNKSLYRAQLSELPTDFQERLTMHMEEPPLCRTYSDSMSASLIGQVLEKPDEVCSSSQASRSASPRTPDHAFVLEPLGQGVQVGLRAAYKSDLYSSDTALYCPDDRHRERRPSMDLHGQRKLLFEPQNSIDSNPDECSVGLRAAFTQEHFAEFPPLGAGSSSYSSFSGGGSEDKANGPLSSAASSPRHRTLYMDWRDAGDYERKSDSSWDRDSPGGFGNNHPFQQTEMIHQQNSSSPVYSRTMSSCFSEPYEPLPPSSSPSVAYGDSRRGSTLAPEEEELIGRWRQLSAEDLSSHSYRSPGRASPYSFSEQHFSVRPAKIRLGPLYSSFQEGADYYHQQGAGGVQDPMWVAASPECSPVLRQAHSQAHLYEDSKGSEHSLYHSGDSKDLEGNEASGGQSVDYGDQSPNSSTQSLHRRSLEMTADLQHYQAEMHNLSAQVSPSSPPPAPPPPPLYHQKFGSLGLSRKDSLTKAQLYGTLLN; from the exons ATGCAGACAGAAAGCAAAGCGATGGACACTAGGAGCTCACCCTGTGTTCTCCCACAGAGAAGCAAATTTTCAAATTCTGCTGCCTTGTGCCCAGTTTCCAACAGTGATCAAGTCTGGCTCAAGGAGCTGATGGGCCTTTGGCCAAAGAAGTCCTCTTCCAGTTGTTTTGTGCCAAGTAGCAGCAGTGAGCGTAAGGGCAGTCTGGACAGCTGGAGCTCAGGAGTCACTTCCTGCCTTTACTGCTCAATCAAGAAGAGCCAAGCGGCCTTTCAAAGCCGACTACGTTTCAGAGCGCATCCCCCGGAGCAGGGAGGAGGGGACAACTGCATGGATTGCCCGGCATGGCACCATCAGGGGAGGGGCTGTGTTCAGACCCGAGCTCGCACCAAAAGAGATCAAGATTGTCCGCTGGAGGGAACGCTTGAGGACAAAGCCAAGTTTTCACACTTCCTGGACGAGGTGACATCCAATGTGCTTGATCCAAACAGCTTGAGGGCATTTGGGAAAGCAACTAGAGGTGCGCATCAGGACCAGGACCAAACGGTGACCCAAAGGATCCCCAGGCTTTCTTGTTCAATGGCCCAGCAGCAGGATTTCTTGCTGGAGCTTGAGGACCAGTCTCCAATCGACCTGCCTCCAAAAACCTATCTGGAGACAGACATTGACATAGTGAGAAGAGATGACCAGCCAGAAGATCCGGAGATCAAACCTGACACTCCACCGCCATTGCTGGTGGATGAACAAAATCTCATTCCGCCCCCTCCAAATTTCTGCCAAGGATTCGAAATGAAACGTTTCCAGGAATTGAATCACAGCTCCCCCGGATACCCCTCTAGATCCATCTCTCTGCCCAGAGGCATCAACATG gtGTGTGACGATGGCACGAAGCACGTAGACACTATCAG CTCATTGCTGGAGCAGAAGGAAGACCTGCGGAAGCGACTCTCCTACACCACGCACAAGCTGGAGCTGCTGCAGAACGAGTTTGACGCCACGCGTCAGTACCTGGAGACTGAGCTGCGGCGAGCTCAGGAAGAGCTGGACAAGTTCACCGATAAACTGCGTCG GATCCAAAGCAGCTACTCTGCCCTGCAGAGGATCAACCAAGATCTGGAAGAGAAGATTCACAGAGAT TCTCAGCACCACGACGATGAGAAGCGAGCGCTGAGCCGAGAGATCATCGTGCTCAACAACCACCTGATGGAGGCCAAGCTCACCATCGACAAGCTTCAGGGGGACAAT GATGTCTACAGGAAGGATTGTAACTTGGCTGCTCAGCTTCTGCAATGCAACAAGTCCCTTTACAGGGCCCAGCTCTCCGAG CTCCCGACTGACTTTCAGGAGCGACTGACTATGCACATGGAAGAGCCTCCGCTCTGCCGCACGTACTCGGATTCCATGTCGGCCTCGCTCATCGGGCAGGTGCTGGAGAAGCCCGACGAGGTGTGTAGCAGCAGCCAGGCCTCGCGCTCAGCTAGCCCTCGCACGCCGGACCACGCTTTTGTCCTGGAGCCGTTGGGCCAAGGGGTGCAGGTCGGTTTGCGTGCGGCCTACAAGTCCGACCTGTACAGCAGCGACACCGCCCTTTACTGCCCCGACGACCGCCACCGGGAGCGCAGGCCTAGCATGGACCTTCACGGTCAGAGAAAGCTCCTCTTTGAACCGCAGAATTCCATTGACAGCAACCCAGACGAGTGCTCAGTGGGCTTGAGAGCTGCTTTCACCCAGGAGCACTTTGCTGAATTCCCCCCTTTGGGGGCGGGCTCTAGTTCCTACTCCAGCTTCAGTGGAGGGGGCTCGGAAGACAAAGCCAACGGCCCTCTGAGCAGTGCCGCTTCCTCGCCGCGCCATCGCACCCTCTACATGGACTGGAGGGATGCCGGGGACTACGAGAGGAAGAGCGACTCGTCCTGGGATAGGGATAGTCCCGGAGGGTTCGGTAACAATCATCCCTTCCAGCAGACGGAGATGATCCACCAGCAGAACAGCAGCTCGCCCGTGTACAGCCGCACCATGTCCTCCTGTTTCAGCGAGCCCTACgagccccttcctccgtcgtcctccccgAGCGTCGCCTACGGAGACAGCCGCCGAGGAAGCACTCTGGCCCCCGAGGAGGAGGAGCTGATCGGAAGATGGCGGCAGCTCAGCGCCGAAGACTTGAGCTCGCACTCCTACCGCAGTCCCGGTCGGGCTTCCCCGTACAGCTTCTCCGAGCAGCACTTCTCCGTGAGGCCGGCCAAGATCCGCCTGGGCCCGCTCTACAGCAGCTTCCAGGAAGGCGCCGACTACTACCACCAGCAGGGAGCAGGCGGCGTGCAGGATCCAATGTGGGTTGCCGCCAGTCCCGAGTGCAGCCCGGTGCTCCGCCAGGCTCACAGCCAAGCCCACCTGTACGAGGACAGCAAAGGCTCTGAGCACAGCCTCTACCACTCGGGCGACTCCAAAGACCTGGAGGGCAACGAGGCATCCGGAGGTCAAAGTGTGGATTACGGGGACCAAAGCCCCAACAGCTCCACCCAATCCCTCCACCGCCGATCCTTGGAGATGACGGCGGACCTTCAGCACTACCAAGCGGAGATGCACAACCTGTCTGCCCAGGTGAGCCCGTCGTCGCCACCACCGGCCCCACCACCTCCGCCGCTGTACCACCAAAAATTCGGCTCTCTAGGACTTTCCCGCAAAGACAGCCTGACCAAGGCGCAGTTGTACGGAACGCTCCTCAACTGA
- the si:dkey-174m14.3 gene encoding brain-enriched guanylate kinase-associated protein isoform X5: MEPPVPLGLFPSASLHVNEVCDDGTKHVDTISLFLPRCCSSTSSSAAASAAAAAVVGASAEASAAYGGGRKWGFLAASGKSRYTEGSFLQQSPWEGLSRFDPCASGMKLCVSTSSLLEQKEDLRKRLSYTTHKLELLQNEFDATRQYLETELRRAQEELDKFTDKLRRIQSSYSALQRINQDLEEKIHRDSQHHDDEKRALSREIIVLNNHLMEAKLTIDKLQGDNDVYRKDCNLAAQLLQCNKSLYRAQLSELPTDFQERLTMHMEEPPLCRTYSDSMSASLIGQVLEKPDEVCSSSQASRSASPRTPDHAFVLEPLGQGVQVGLRAAYKSDLYSSDTALYCPDDRHRERRPSMDLHGQRKLLFEPQNSIDSNPDECSVGLRAAFTQEHFAEFPPLGAGSSSYSSFSGGGSEDKANGPLSSAASSPRHRTLYMDWRDAGDYERKSDSSWDRDSPGGFGNNHPFQQTEMIHQQNSSSPVYSRTMSSCFSEPYEPLPPSSSPSVAYGDSRRGSTLAPEEEELIGRWRQLSAEDLSSHSYRSPGRASPYSFSEQHFSVRPAKIRLGPLYSSFQEGADYYHQQGAGGVQDPMWVAASPECSPVLRQAHSQAHLYEDSKGSEHSLYHSGDSKDLEGNEASGGQSVDYGDQSPNSSTQSLHRRSLEMTADLQHYQAEMHNLSAQVSPSSPPPAPPPPPLYHQKFGSLGLSRKDSLTKAQLYGTLLN, translated from the exons ATGGAACCACCTGTACCCCTTGGTCTTTTCCCTTCTGCTTCCCTGCACGTCAATGAG gtGTGTGACGATGGCACGAAGCACGTAGACACTATCAG TCTTTTCCTCCCTCGCTGCTGTTCTTCCACCTCTTCATCTGCTGcggcttctgctgctgctgcagctgttgtcggAGCGTCAGCAGAAGCGTCAGCAGCGTATGGCGGCGGCAGGAAGTGGGGATTTCTCGCAGCTTCAGGGAAGAGCCGTTATACAGAAGGGAGTTTTCTCCAACAATCCCCGTGGGAAGGACTAAGTCGGTTTGATCCGTGCGCCTCCGGGATGAAGCTGTGCGTGAGCACCAG CTCATTGCTGGAGCAGAAGGAAGACCTGCGGAAGCGACTCTCCTACACCACGCACAAGCTGGAGCTGCTGCAGAACGAGTTTGACGCCACGCGTCAGTACCTGGAGACTGAGCTGCGGCGAGCTCAGGAAGAGCTGGACAAGTTCACCGATAAACTGCGTCG GATCCAAAGCAGCTACTCTGCCCTGCAGAGGATCAACCAAGATCTGGAAGAGAAGATTCACAGAGAT TCTCAGCACCACGACGATGAGAAGCGAGCGCTGAGCCGAGAGATCATCGTGCTCAACAACCACCTGATGGAGGCCAAGCTCACCATCGACAAGCTTCAGGGGGACAAT GATGTCTACAGGAAGGATTGTAACTTGGCTGCTCAGCTTCTGCAATGCAACAAGTCCCTTTACAGGGCCCAGCTCTCCGAG CTCCCGACTGACTTTCAGGAGCGACTGACTATGCACATGGAAGAGCCTCCGCTCTGCCGCACGTACTCGGATTCCATGTCGGCCTCGCTCATCGGGCAGGTGCTGGAGAAGCCCGACGAGGTGTGTAGCAGCAGCCAGGCCTCGCGCTCAGCTAGCCCTCGCACGCCGGACCACGCTTTTGTCCTGGAGCCGTTGGGCCAAGGGGTGCAGGTCGGTTTGCGTGCGGCCTACAAGTCCGACCTGTACAGCAGCGACACCGCCCTTTACTGCCCCGACGACCGCCACCGGGAGCGCAGGCCTAGCATGGACCTTCACGGTCAGAGAAAGCTCCTCTTTGAACCGCAGAATTCCATTGACAGCAACCCAGACGAGTGCTCAGTGGGCTTGAGAGCTGCTTTCACCCAGGAGCACTTTGCTGAATTCCCCCCTTTGGGGGCGGGCTCTAGTTCCTACTCCAGCTTCAGTGGAGGGGGCTCGGAAGACAAAGCCAACGGCCCTCTGAGCAGTGCCGCTTCCTCGCCGCGCCATCGCACCCTCTACATGGACTGGAGGGATGCCGGGGACTACGAGAGGAAGAGCGACTCGTCCTGGGATAGGGATAGTCCCGGAGGGTTCGGTAACAATCATCCCTTCCAGCAGACGGAGATGATCCACCAGCAGAACAGCAGCTCGCCCGTGTACAGCCGCACCATGTCCTCCTGTTTCAGCGAGCCCTACgagccccttcctccgtcgtcctccccgAGCGTCGCCTACGGAGACAGCCGCCGAGGAAGCACTCTGGCCCCCGAGGAGGAGGAGCTGATCGGAAGATGGCGGCAGCTCAGCGCCGAAGACTTGAGCTCGCACTCCTACCGCAGTCCCGGTCGGGCTTCCCCGTACAGCTTCTCCGAGCAGCACTTCTCCGTGAGGCCGGCCAAGATCCGCCTGGGCCCGCTCTACAGCAGCTTCCAGGAAGGCGCCGACTACTACCACCAGCAGGGAGCAGGCGGCGTGCAGGATCCAATGTGGGTTGCCGCCAGTCCCGAGTGCAGCCCGGTGCTCCGCCAGGCTCACAGCCAAGCCCACCTGTACGAGGACAGCAAAGGCTCTGAGCACAGCCTCTACCACTCGGGCGACTCCAAAGACCTGGAGGGCAACGAGGCATCCGGAGGTCAAAGTGTGGATTACGGGGACCAAAGCCCCAACAGCTCCACCCAATCCCTCCACCGCCGATCCTTGGAGATGACGGCGGACCTTCAGCACTACCAAGCGGAGATGCACAACCTGTCTGCCCAGGTGAGCCCGTCGTCGCCACCACCGGCCCCACCACCTCCGCCGCTGTACCACCAAAAATTCGGCTCTCTAGGACTTTCCCGCAAAGACAGCCTGACCAAGGCGCAGTTGTACGGAACGCTCCTCAACTGA
- the si:dkey-174m14.3 gene encoding brain-enriched guanylate kinase-associated protein isoform X1, which produces MQTESKAMDTRSSPCVLPQRSKFSNSAALCPVSNSDQVWLKELMGLWPKKSSSSCFVPSSSSERKGSLDSWSSGVTSCLYCSIKKSQAAFQSRLRFRAHPPEQGGGDNCMDCPAWHHQGRGCVQTRARTKRDQDCPLEGTLEDKAKFSHFLDEVTSNVLDPNSLRAFGKATRGAHQDQDQTVTQRIPRLSCSMAQQQDFLLELEDQSPIDLPPKTYLETDIDIVRRDDQPEDPEIKPDTPPPLLVDEQNLIPPPPNFCQGFEMKRFQELNHSSPGYPSRSISLPRGINMVCDDGTKHVDTISLFLPRCCSSTSSSAAASAAAAAVVGASAEASAAYGGGRKWGFLAASGKSRYTEGSFLQQSPWEGLSRFDPCASGMKLCVSTSSLLEQKEDLRKRLSYTTHKLELLQNEFDATRQYLETELRRAQEELDKFTDKLRRIQSSYSALQRINQDLEEKIHRDSQHHDDEKRALSREIIVLNNHLMEAKLTIDKLQGDNDVYRKDCNLAAQLLQCNKSLYRAQLSELPTDFQERLTMHMEEPPLCRTYSDSMSASLIGQVLEKPDEVCSSSQASRSASPRTPDHAFVLEPLGQGVQVGLRAAYKSDLYSSDTALYCPDDRHRERRPSMDLHGQRKLLFEPQNSIDSNPDECSVGLRAAFTQEHFAEFPPLGAGSSSYSSFSGGGSEDKANGPLSSAASSPRHRTLYMDWRDAGDYERKSDSSWDRDSPGGFGNNHPFQQTEMIHQQNSSSPVYSRTMSSCFSEPYEPLPPSSSPSVAYGDSRRGSTLAPEEEELIGRWRQLSAEDLSSHSYRSPGRASPYSFSEQHFSVRPAKIRLGPLYSSFQEGADYYHQQGAGGVQDPMWVAASPECSPVLRQAHSQAHLYEDSKGSEHSLYHSGDSKDLEGNEASGGQSVDYGDQSPNSSTQSLHRRSLEMTADLQHYQAEMHNLSAQVSPSSPPPAPPPPPLYHQKFGSLGLSRKDSLTKAQLYGTLLN; this is translated from the exons ATGCAGACAGAAAGCAAAGCGATGGACACTAGGAGCTCACCCTGTGTTCTCCCACAGAGAAGCAAATTTTCAAATTCTGCTGCCTTGTGCCCAGTTTCCAACAGTGATCAAGTCTGGCTCAAGGAGCTGATGGGCCTTTGGCCAAAGAAGTCCTCTTCCAGTTGTTTTGTGCCAAGTAGCAGCAGTGAGCGTAAGGGCAGTCTGGACAGCTGGAGCTCAGGAGTCACTTCCTGCCTTTACTGCTCAATCAAGAAGAGCCAAGCGGCCTTTCAAAGCCGACTACGTTTCAGAGCGCATCCCCCGGAGCAGGGAGGAGGGGACAACTGCATGGATTGCCCGGCATGGCACCATCAGGGGAGGGGCTGTGTTCAGACCCGAGCTCGCACCAAAAGAGATCAAGATTGTCCGCTGGAGGGAACGCTTGAGGACAAAGCCAAGTTTTCACACTTCCTGGACGAGGTGACATCCAATGTGCTTGATCCAAACAGCTTGAGGGCATTTGGGAAAGCAACTAGAGGTGCGCATCAGGACCAGGACCAAACGGTGACCCAAAGGATCCCCAGGCTTTCTTGTTCAATGGCCCAGCAGCAGGATTTCTTGCTGGAGCTTGAGGACCAGTCTCCAATCGACCTGCCTCCAAAAACCTATCTGGAGACAGACATTGACATAGTGAGAAGAGATGACCAGCCAGAAGATCCGGAGATCAAACCTGACACTCCACCGCCATTGCTGGTGGATGAACAAAATCTCATTCCGCCCCCTCCAAATTTCTGCCAAGGATTCGAAATGAAACGTTTCCAGGAATTGAATCACAGCTCCCCCGGATACCCCTCTAGATCCATCTCTCTGCCCAGAGGCATCAACATG gtGTGTGACGATGGCACGAAGCACGTAGACACTATCAG TCTTTTCCTCCCTCGCTGCTGTTCTTCCACCTCTTCATCTGCTGcggcttctgctgctgctgcagctgttgtcggAGCGTCAGCAGAAGCGTCAGCAGCGTATGGCGGCGGCAGGAAGTGGGGATTTCTCGCAGCTTCAGGGAAGAGCCGTTATACAGAAGGGAGTTTTCTCCAACAATCCCCGTGGGAAGGACTAAGTCGGTTTGATCCGTGCGCCTCCGGGATGAAGCTGTGCGTGAGCACCAG CTCATTGCTGGAGCAGAAGGAAGACCTGCGGAAGCGACTCTCCTACACCACGCACAAGCTGGAGCTGCTGCAGAACGAGTTTGACGCCACGCGTCAGTACCTGGAGACTGAGCTGCGGCGAGCTCAGGAAGAGCTGGACAAGTTCACCGATAAACTGCGTCG GATCCAAAGCAGCTACTCTGCCCTGCAGAGGATCAACCAAGATCTGGAAGAGAAGATTCACAGAGAT TCTCAGCACCACGACGATGAGAAGCGAGCGCTGAGCCGAGAGATCATCGTGCTCAACAACCACCTGATGGAGGCCAAGCTCACCATCGACAAGCTTCAGGGGGACAAT GATGTCTACAGGAAGGATTGTAACTTGGCTGCTCAGCTTCTGCAATGCAACAAGTCCCTTTACAGGGCCCAGCTCTCCGAG CTCCCGACTGACTTTCAGGAGCGACTGACTATGCACATGGAAGAGCCTCCGCTCTGCCGCACGTACTCGGATTCCATGTCGGCCTCGCTCATCGGGCAGGTGCTGGAGAAGCCCGACGAGGTGTGTAGCAGCAGCCAGGCCTCGCGCTCAGCTAGCCCTCGCACGCCGGACCACGCTTTTGTCCTGGAGCCGTTGGGCCAAGGGGTGCAGGTCGGTTTGCGTGCGGCCTACAAGTCCGACCTGTACAGCAGCGACACCGCCCTTTACTGCCCCGACGACCGCCACCGGGAGCGCAGGCCTAGCATGGACCTTCACGGTCAGAGAAAGCTCCTCTTTGAACCGCAGAATTCCATTGACAGCAACCCAGACGAGTGCTCAGTGGGCTTGAGAGCTGCTTTCACCCAGGAGCACTTTGCTGAATTCCCCCCTTTGGGGGCGGGCTCTAGTTCCTACTCCAGCTTCAGTGGAGGGGGCTCGGAAGACAAAGCCAACGGCCCTCTGAGCAGTGCCGCTTCCTCGCCGCGCCATCGCACCCTCTACATGGACTGGAGGGATGCCGGGGACTACGAGAGGAAGAGCGACTCGTCCTGGGATAGGGATAGTCCCGGAGGGTTCGGTAACAATCATCCCTTCCAGCAGACGGAGATGATCCACCAGCAGAACAGCAGCTCGCCCGTGTACAGCCGCACCATGTCCTCCTGTTTCAGCGAGCCCTACgagccccttcctccgtcgtcctccccgAGCGTCGCCTACGGAGACAGCCGCCGAGGAAGCACTCTGGCCCCCGAGGAGGAGGAGCTGATCGGAAGATGGCGGCAGCTCAGCGCCGAAGACTTGAGCTCGCACTCCTACCGCAGTCCCGGTCGGGCTTCCCCGTACAGCTTCTCCGAGCAGCACTTCTCCGTGAGGCCGGCCAAGATCCGCCTGGGCCCGCTCTACAGCAGCTTCCAGGAAGGCGCCGACTACTACCACCAGCAGGGAGCAGGCGGCGTGCAGGATCCAATGTGGGTTGCCGCCAGTCCCGAGTGCAGCCCGGTGCTCCGCCAGGCTCACAGCCAAGCCCACCTGTACGAGGACAGCAAAGGCTCTGAGCACAGCCTCTACCACTCGGGCGACTCCAAAGACCTGGAGGGCAACGAGGCATCCGGAGGTCAAAGTGTGGATTACGGGGACCAAAGCCCCAACAGCTCCACCCAATCCCTCCACCGCCGATCCTTGGAGATGACGGCGGACCTTCAGCACTACCAAGCGGAGATGCACAACCTGTCTGCCCAGGTGAGCCCGTCGTCGCCACCACCGGCCCCACCACCTCCGCCGCTGTACCACCAAAAATTCGGCTCTCTAGGACTTTCCCGCAAAGACAGCCTGACCAAGGCGCAGTTGTACGGAACGCTCCTCAACTGA